Sequence from the Paracoccus liaowanqingii genome:
CCTCGCCCTCGACCCCAAAACGGCCCCCTGCCCTGCCCGCAACCCTGACGGGCGCGGACGGTGCGGCCTTGGGCAACGTCAGGAAAACTCATGGAAAAGCTGTGATCGAGCTGACCGGGGAGGGCCGTGCCTTCGCCGACTGGTTGCTGGATCACATCAAGGACCTTCACCGCGACTGGTCGGACAAGAACCGGTAACGGGAAGACGGCAGGCAACACAAGCAAGGAGGCACGACGGGTCAGAACACAAAGAAAAGCCCTCCAGGACATACATCCCGAAGGGCCGCTTCTCGAACTCGCACCTCGAAGATAGCGGCTTTCGTTGACAGCTGTCAACACCGTCCTTGCGGGCGAACGATGGTTCGTACCCTGTGATCGACATCATGAGGCATATTTCAATGACGCCCTTCGGGCGGCAACCGGTCGTCGCTGGCCTACTGGCAACGCATGCCTTGGCCGAGGCCCCTGCCCCGCAGGCCAGCGTCGACAAATGGGCGCTGCTGCGGGACCTGACCACGGCGCGTGCCGCCTTTGGGATCAGCGACCGCGATCTGGTCGTGCTGTCGGCGCTGCTGTCCTTCCACCCTGCCCCGCAGCTGGTGGATGGCGCGATGCTGGTTGTCTTTCCGTCCAACGCCTCGCTGGCGCAGCGCGCGCATGGCATGGCCGAAAGCACCCTGCGCCGGCATCTGGCCGCGCTGGTGCGGGCCGGGCTGATCCTGCGCCGCGACAGCCCCAACGGAAAGCGCTATGCCCGGCGCGGGCCTTCGGGCACCCTGACGCGCGCCTTCGGCTTCGACCTGCGGCCGCTCCTGGTCCGTGCACCCGACATTGCCCACGCAGCAGAGGATGCGCGGGAGGCAGACCATGCCCTGCGCTGTCTGCGGGAGACGGTCGTTCTGCGGCTGCGCGACCTGACTAAGCTTGTGGACTGGGCGGTGAGGACCGGTCCGACGACGTGGTGCCATGTGCAGCAGGCGTGCACAGAGATGCAGCGGCGACTGCACCGCAAGCTCTCGAGCCAGGATCTGAGCGTGTTGGA
This genomic interval carries:
- the repC gene encoding plasmid replication protein RepC is translated as MIDIMRHISMTPFGRQPVVAGLLATHALAEAPAPQASVDKWALLRDLTTARAAFGISDRDLVVLSALLSFHPAPQLVDGAMLVVFPSNASLAQRAHGMAESTLRRHLAALVRAGLILRRDSPNGKRYARRGPSGTLTRAFGFDLRPLLVRAPDIAHAAEDAREADHALRCLRETVVLRLRDLTKLVDWAVRTGPTTWCHVQQACTEMQRRLHRKLSSQDLSVLDARIEELIALIPAPDITLETVEMGGSDVQNERHQQRSNKDILESENCDEATPASTPSIPLDVVLKAAPAIASYSVDPVRTWRDLIGLAAFVAPMMGITKDVWQRACSRMGPDQAAVTLACLLQRGEGIASPGAYLRRLTDQAEDRGFSAAPMVMALIRAENRHAV